The Drosophila innubila isolate TH190305 chromosome 2L unlocalized genomic scaffold, UK_Dinn_1.0 4_B_2L, whole genome shotgun sequence genome segment AGAATCGGAGAAGGCCTCGAACTACTTAGATACACCCGCATCTGGTGACGCAACCACATATACCGGTTGTGGCAAGTGCAATTtagaaattcaattatatttatatatttttatgaggGTTGCCTCTCGCTTGAATTTGCCATAGACTCTGCCTTACCTGACACACGGAAACACTACAAATCAAGTGCCACGCACGCAAATTTCccttaattaaaactaaactttTAAGAGTTTGTCTTCAGTGTCTGctccacatacacacacacacatacacgtacacaTTTGCACCCAAGACGAAAACTGTATTTCCACTCGTATCTCTATTTGAATCTGCATATGtatctgcaactgcaactgcatctGCATTTGCTTCCACTAAGTACCGCAAAATTGCTTGGTAGCAACTTAAGAAGTGCTGGATAGGGAAAGGAAGGGTATGTTTTGCATCTTCGACTTGTGTTCGTTGCCAGCATAATGCTGGCTAAGTACATTACTTGCTGGCCAAGTTTACTAGTCCTGCGAAATACTCGTGCAGAAGagtcttaaaataatgatGGCTGAGCAAAGTGTGAAGTTAGATGcttaactttataaataataagatgGTGCTTCACTACCAGATACACTTTAAGCAGCTCTAGAATAGGTAGGGACTGACTTTCCCTTGTTAATTTCATTCACAAACaccaataattaaaaacttgaaattattgttaattatgcTATGTCAACATTTTGATCGGAGAGTCTTTTGTTCTGAAACTTTCTTGCTTGGATTGGGGCTGTAATTGACTGTAAGTGTTAGTTGTACACTCCAATGGatagatttaaaaacaaatataaatatatgagtAATTATGCATAATTCAAAAatgctttcaatttattaaaagaaaaaaataatagaaaatttgtaaataaataaattaaattgttatatttcataaataagCAACATAAACCaatgtttttttaacttatgTAAATTCTATATTACATGTTTTCTACTAATGTAATGAATCTTCTCATACtatataataatgttttttttttgtccagcTTAAAAGAACGAGTGGTTTACTGAGCTGTACAACGTATGTTAAGTATGGTATACACCTTaatgttctaaaatttatatggtCTTGTTGAGAATATGGTCCgatcaaataaaaaacgtcggtcaggatatatacaTAAGACAAACCCATACGCTATGTTGTCAGCTTAGagaaaataacttaaaaaacaaaaaagtttttcatatttttaacattctTTAGCCCTGTATTGTTTTTTAGGTACGCGGTGTAAAAACTACGCcataaaaaaagtgattttttgtCATCATTTAAAAAGTGGGTTTAGTTGACGATACAAGAAAGATTTAACACAAAATACTCCTATACTCATAGACAAAAGTGTCAAGTCAATAAATTAGAGGCtagcaattaaattgtatatatttatatagatcaAGCTGGCATTGTGTTAACTATCTTTTCAAAACCTTACGGAAATTACAGAGACTTGTCACTACACTCGGATAACAGACTTAACCAGGAAATCTCTGAAAGCATACCAAAATTAGGTATAGACACATCTAAAGCACATTAGCTTACTTTTGGCATTATATTGTTCGAAGTATAACTTAACTTTTGCAGAGGCAAGCCACTTGCTGCTTTATGGAATATCTAGCAATTGGTGATAAGATTAACATAAGGCGATCCGACGGATGCATACAATCCGCAACAGTCGGATTGAAGAGTATCGAGCGCCAGATAGTTACCGTTGAATGGACTCAGGGTAACAAGGTGAAAGGCAAGGAGATAACTTGGAGCTCGGTGCTGGAGTTGAATCCATCTCTTGCGAAAGGAAAGGAGAAGATCATGGAAATGGAACCGCTAAAAGTTGAGCTAAAGCCACCAAGCTATAACATGTATCGTAAGAAGTCCGGTAACAACTCCTTGAAGAAGCGTCTCCGTGCTGCTGGCAGATGCGATATGGTCATCACTCCGCCATCAGTAAAGCAAGCAAAGCCTTCGGGTCCCCCGATCTCGAACAGAGCACCGACCCCTTTCAACCGATCGAGTTCCTCGACTGTTGCACCCCGTTCCAGTGTTGTCCGTGAGGTAGAACGTTTGAAGGAGCAGCGGGAGCGTCGACGTGCTCTACAAGCAGAACAGCGCAAGGAACTTAGTGCCTTGAAGAGCAAGGATCCCAACAATCCCAACTGGGAAGTGGCTCTCATGGTCGGCAACTATCGCGATCAGTTGCAAATGAATCCATTGCGATGCCTGAGTCCACGCGGTGCACGTGTCCAACAGATCACAGTCTGCGTTCGGAAACGTCCAATGAGCCGACGTGAGTTGCAGTCCAAGGCCGTGGACATAATCTCGGTGACGAATCGTGGCTCATTGATCGTGCATGAGTTGCGTAATAAGGTCGATCTAACCAAGTTCCTGGAGCACCACAAGTTTCGCTTTGACTATACTTTCGATGAGGCTTGCAGCAATACTCTGGTCTATGACCACACCGCTCGACCCTTGATCCGTACCATGTTTGAAGGGGGTAATGCCACCTGCTTTGCCTATGGCCAGACGGGAAGTGGCAAGACCCACACCATGGGTGGTGAGTTCTGTGGCAAGGTCCAGGACTGTACAACTGGTATTTATGCCCTTGCGGCCAGAGATGTCTTTAATGAACTTAACAAGCCCAAGTCTCGTGAATTGGGTGCTAGTGTCACTTGCAGCTACTTTGAGATCTATGGGAGTAAGGTGAGTTAGTTATACTCTGTGCCAGGAATACGTTAGGAATTTATGTAGACGTGACAGACTCTTTTAAGTGTATATATCCTTGATCAGCgccaaaatttatattattttcattcgtGAACTAAATCATTCATTAAGTTCACTATTCAGTTAGTCAGTTGTCATGAACTAAGATCGATTTGGTTTCTATTCAGAGACCGTTAATCAAGAGTTATGttagcaaattttaattaaatgcaaaataataattaaataacaatttttattttaaagttttaaataacacttattcttgattttttcaatataaatttaaaatttgagttatctttgatttttaaataaaaataaaataaaaataaaaatgataaaaaaaacatagttaAGTTAAATATCTTTTGATCCAATtgctttattaacaaaattaaaaaatattcttattctaTGATTTAATGCTGGATTTGGTGCTTTTTGCTGAATACAGAATAAgaatattgataaatttttttaatacagcAACTGGTTCAAAGATATTCAACtatactttgatttttttttgatttaagagTTATTGAATAACCTTACTtgtgacttttaaaataaaaataaacaatagctcttatttaaaatttttattgttattatttttcaacttttacataaaaatttgttaattagttataattttgcacttttgaaataaaaatcaaaaataagttttatttcgtaacttttaaataaaagtttggaaataattgttaagttaaaattttaatttttaaaacttataacagtTTATCCCTGTTTCTATTCAGTTGTCATATGTTCATTATTTGTTGTCATTTAGCTAGCCAGTTGTCATGAACTAAGATCGATTTGGTTTCTATTCAATGAATGAGTCATTCTGATCAGTTGGTCAGTTGCTTTTAAAAGTTGAGCGATGTAGAGCGGGCATTGAGACCgctcaatttgtttaattgagATGATTTCACAACCATtcattgatattaaaatttattcgaGTTCCAAAATGTTCGAGTTCCAAAAAGGAACTTTATGTTTGACTTTAACTTATGTTTTCTACTACATGTTATTATCGGAATCAATAGTTGCCTTTTGCAATCATTTTGAGCACCTGTCGTTAATTTTTTCTCATAATTAATCGaggtcaaattaaatttaatactttattattattatttatttaattattatacataagttccttataatataataactaaaGACTAGAGTACTAGCTACTGGGCCATcgactaaaatttaatactatTCTCTGACCAACAACCGAAACTAGTGAGCTTGACTCAGTTTCTGATGCGATACATATGCTGGGCTTTCCATCCTCCATTGCAATAATGAAATTCCAAACTGaacttccttttttttttttttgatattttaatagaaattaaaagtaaatatcaAAAGCAAATGTTGCTTCGAATTTCAACGACACCAGgcctgaaaaataaaaacaatttttttcccAAACAACGGACCCACTGAACAAAATGAACTATATAACTTATGAAAGACTGAGTAAGTTCTCTCGTTCATTTCAATGACCCGTTCATTTAAACTTTTCAGAACGAAACGACCCAACTCTACTTGTAGGTTCCTGAATACTATACAcagatcaaatttattttaaaattttgttttatttttagaggCCCT includes the following:
- the LOC117781830 gene encoding kinesin-like protein Klp59C, which translates into the protein MEYLAIGDKINIRRSDGCIQSATVGLKSIERQIVTVEWTQGNKVKGKEITWSSVLELNPSLAKGKEKIMEMEPLKVELKPPSYNMYRKKSGNNSLKKRLRAAGRCDMVITPPSVKQAKPSGPPISNRAPTPFNRSSSSTVAPRSSVVREVERLKEQRERRRALQAEQRKELSALKSKDPNNPNWEVALMVGNYRDQLQMNPLRCLSPRGARVQQITVCVRKRPMSRRELQSKAVDIISVTNRGSLIVHELRNKVDLTKFLEHHKFRFDYTFDEACSNTLVYDHTARPLIRTMFEGGNATCFAYGQTGSGKTHTMGGEFCGKVQDCTTGIYALAARDVFNELNKPKSRELGASVTCSYFEIYGSKVFDLLLPDKPMLRVLEDGRQQVVIVGLTQVPVTKVEEVLGIIEQGNRERTSGQTSVNIKSSRSHAVFQMSLYMPGSCEPCGKCSFVDLAGNERGADTQSANLQTRREGAEINKSLLALKECIRALSRHSTHLPFRGSKLTQVLRDSFIGGEQNRTCMIAMISPSLTSVENTLNTLRYADRVKELVAKDDDFVDYDMPTADEEKSCEMDDDMQESSGFKDETESDSDDSENDVPDEPNGFVDFNSSQTSECHSSLNKCDSYQNISSEVENDIKTNAQTFELTDVIMQHDVLFDYVTNFNKDFEKIATETPSVKNIRLTKFLQESESHLRELEGIVKHTYNMVSNFNSQQYLECGGEDHIEENVEM